CTCTTCCCCCTGAATTTGCAATCCAGTCAACTGATTTTTTAATATCAACAAATCCCAGTATTTCTATTCTTTCAGAATAATTTTTTTCATTTGCCCACTGAATAATCTTTTGGACAGCTTCCTCTTCTCCCTCACTTACCCTGGCACTTGTTATCTCTATCTTGTCTACATTGACATCATCCAGTAATATTTTTGTAAGTGCCAGCTTTTCTTCAGGGGAATAGCTAACATTTTTCATTTGTTCCCCATCTCTAAGGGTTGTATCGATAATTTCTAATTTTTTAACCATTTTTCTATCCTCTTCTGTTGATATTTTTTATCAGGCAATAATCTGGTTTTCTATTAAAATGATTATTTTAAATTTTTACACTCTATTTGCCTTGATATCAATTTATTGATAGCCTTCAAATAGGCTTTTGTGCTTGCCTCTAAAGTATCAGTGCTAACACTTCTGCCAACAAAGGAATTGCCATTATCTCTTATCTCAACAACTGCCTCTCCCTGGGCATCTTTACCCCTTGTCAACGCTCTTATATAATAATCTGCTAATTTAACCTTCACACCGGTTATCCGGTCAATGGCATTAAAGACTGCATCCACAGGCCCATCCCCACAAGCAGCATCTTCATAAATATCGCCATCTTTCATTAAGCTTACTGTGGCTGTCGGTAAAATACTATTTCCGGTATTTATATGGAAATATTTTAATTCATAAATATCCTTTATATCCTCAATCAACACTTCAGACATTAGAGCAATCAAGTCTTCGGAATAAATTTCTTTCTTTTTATCTGCCAGTAATTTAAATTGCCCAAATGATTTGTTTAGTTTTTCCTTATCCAGATCATATCCTAATTCAGAAAGCCTGCTTTTGAAAGCATTGCGACCGGAATGTTTTCCTAATACCAGTTGATTACTTTCCAGGCCAACAGTCTGTGGCTTCATAATTTCATAAGTAGAGGCATCTTTTAACACCCCGGCCTGGTGTATCCCAGCTTCATGAGCAAAGGCATTTTTGCCAACAATTGCCTTGTTTGGCTGAACTACAAATCCCGTTAATCTACTTACAAGTTTGCTGGTAGGATAAATATATTTAGTGTTAATATTAGTAGTCATATTGTAAAAATCCTCCCTGGTATGCAAAGCCATTACAATTTCCTCCAGAGATGCATTACCTGCTCTTTCCCCAATGCCATTAACTGTACATTCAATTTGCCGTACTCCCCATTTCAATGCCTCCAATGAATTCGCCACTCCCAACCCCAAATCATTATGACAATGAACACTCATGATTGCCTGATTGATATTTGAAACATTTTCTTTGATTCCTTTTATAAGCAAGGCAAATTCCTCTGGCTGTGAATATCCTACTGTGTCTGGAATATTAATTACAGTAGCCCCTGCATTGATAACTTCTTCAAAAATCTTATACAGATAATCCGGCTCACTGCGACTGGCATCCTCTGCCGAGAATTCCACATCAGTACAAAAACTCTTTGCCAGTTTAACCGCATATACGGCATCCCTTAATACTTCTTCCGGGGATTTTTCCAGCTTGCATTTCATATGTATGGGAGAGGTGGCAATAAATGTGTGAATTCTTGGTTTTTGTGATAACTTGATTGCATCCCAGGCACATTTAATATCTTTTTCTGTTGCTCTGCATAAAGCTGCAACACCAGAATTTTTTATATTTTTGGCTATTGTCTCCACTCCCTCAAAATCACCGGGAGAAGATATTGGAAAACCGGCTTCGATGCAATCCACCTGCATCTTTTCAAGATATCTGGCAATCTCCAGTTTTTCATTAGTATTAAGAGAGGCTCCCGGACATTGTTCTCCATCACGTAATGTGGTATCAAAAATAAATATTTTTTCAGCCATATTTCTCTCCTTTTTTATTTTTATATTTCAATAATTATTAATGTTATTTAAATTTTATATAATTATTTACAGATATCCGTTTTTTTTACTTCTTGCAATAGCAATTCTCCCGGTGCGTACAATCTCAATAATTCCAAAAGGTTTCAGAAGTTCCAATAATCCGTTGATTTTTTCCTCATCTCCGGACATTTCAATTGTCAGGGTATTTCTTTCCACATAGACAACCTTGGCTTTAAATATTTCTACCAGTTGAATAATTTCTGCTCTAACAGAGAGTGAGTCTGTGTGTACCTTGACTAAAACAAGCTCTCTCTCAATAACATTCTGTGGAGAGATGTCTCGAACACGTATAATATCAATTAATTTATTTAATTGCTTGGTTATCTGTTCTAAAACCTTTTCATCACCACTTGTAATTATTGTCATACGGGAAATGCCTGGTTTTTCAGAATGTCCCACTGCAATGCTCTCAATATTGAAGCCTCTCCTGGTAAATAGACTAGCCACACGTACCATTACTCCTGGCTGATCTTCCACTAATATTGCGATAGTATGTTTCATGATTCTTCTACTCCTATCATGTTATTAATCGATGAACCCGGCTGTACCATTGGAAAATTATTTTCTTCCTGGGGTATCTGACAGTCAATCAGTACAAATTGCTCAAGCTCAACTGCCTTTTTAAATATAGAAGAAAAATGTTCTTTATTATTAACCCTAAACCCGGTTCCCCCATAACCTTCAACAATCTTGACGAAATCGGGGTTTCCGGAAAGTGAGGTGGAAACATAACGCCTGTCACAGAATAGCTCCTGCAATTGCCTGACCATTCCCAGGTAACCATTGTTCATAAGTATTACAATTATAGGTATTTTATTATAGATTGCTGTAGCCAGTTCCTGTATATTCATTTGAAAACTTCCATCTCCGGATATGCATATAACCGGTTTTTTCGGATTTCCGATTTTCGCACCTATAGCAGCAGGCAAACCGAAACCCATCGTTCCAAGACCTCCGGATGAAATAAAGGTTCGGGGATGAATAAATTGACAATAATTGGCTGCCCACATCTGATGTTGTCCTACATCAGTCACGATAATTGCTTCTCCTTTAAAAAATTCGTTAATACATTTGATAATATATTTGGGTCTTAAATTGGAATCATTGTCTTCTGTATTTAAACAGATTCCCTGCTTAATTTCCCTTATTTCGTTTAGCCATTCTGTGTTTTTTCTTTCTGCTATATGGCTGTTCATTTGGTGCAGAATATTTTTCAAATCTCCCACAATGGGAATTTTTACTGATATGTTCTTCCCTATTTCTGCCGGATCTATATCAATATGGATTATTTCCGCATTTGGACAAAATTGTGTCAGGTTTCCGGTAATTCTATCATCAAAACGAGTCCCCAAGGCAATAATCAAATCGGCACTGCTGGTAACTTTATTTGCCAAATACTGTCCATACATTCCGAGCATACCAACATAGAGATGATTATTTTCAGGAAAACTTCCGGCACCCATGAAGGTATTAACAACCGGAATGTTTGTTTTACAGGCCAGTTTTTGTAATTCATCTGAAGCATTGCCATTAATAACACCTCCTCCGGTGATAATTACCGGTTTTGTAGAACCTGAAATCTTTTCCACTGCCAGTCTTATCTGCTTAATATGCCCTTTAACAGAGGGCTTATAACCTCTCCTGATTACCCTGTCAGGATATTTAAAAATACATTCGGCTAATTGAACATCTTTTGGCAAATCCACTAATACCGGACCAGGCCGTCCGCTTCTGGCTATATAAAAAGCCTCTTTGATAATTGCTGCCAAA
The sequence above is drawn from the Atribacterota bacterium genome and encodes:
- the ilvN gene encoding acetolactate synthase small subunit — its product is MKHTIAILVEDQPGVMVRVASLFTRRGFNIESIAVGHSEKPGISRMTIITSGDEKVLEQITKQLNKLIDIIRVRDISPQNVIERELVLVKVHTDSLSVRAEIIQLVEIFKAKVVYVERNTLTIEMSGDEEKINGLLELLKPFGIIEIVRTGRIAIARSKKNGYL
- the ilvB gene encoding biosynthetic-type acetolactate synthase large subunit encodes the protein MKLSGTEIILECLKREKVKVVFGIPGAAIMPLYDMFGKVEKLPFRNILTRHEQGAIHAADGYARATGEVGVCISTSGPGATNLVTGLANAHLDSVPLVALTGQVPTNMVGNDAFQEVDITGITIPITKNNYIARKVEDLAAIIKEAFYIARSGRPGPVLVDLPKDVQLAECIFKYPDRVIRRGYKPSVKGHIKQIRLAVEKISGSTKPVIITGGGVINGNASDELQKLACKTNIPVVNTFMGAGSFPENNHLYVGMLGMYGQYLANKVTSSADLIIALGTRFDDRITGNLTQFCPNAEIIHIDIDPAEIGKNISVKIPIVGDLKNILHQMNSHIAERKNTEWLNEIREIKQGICLNTEDNDSNLRPKYIIKCINEFFKGEAIIVTDVGQHQMWAANYCQFIHPRTFISSGGLGTMGFGLPAAIGAKIGNPKKPVICISGDGSFQMNIQELATAIYNKIPIIVILMNNGYLGMVRQLQELFCDRRYVSTSLSGNPDFVKIVEGYGGTGFRVNNKEHFSSIFKKAVELEQFVLIDCQIPQEENNFPMVQPGSSINNMIGVEES
- a CDS encoding 2-isopropylmalate synthase, with the protein product MKKERNMAEKIFIFDTTLRDGEQCPGASLNTNEKLEIARYLEKMQVDCIEAGFPISSPGDFEGVETIAKNIKNSGVAALCRATEKDIKCAWDAIKLSQKPRIHTFIATSPIHMKCKLEKSPEEVLRDAVYAVKLAKSFCTDVEFSAEDASRSEPDYLYKIFEEVINAGATVINIPDTVGYSQPEEFALLIKGIKENVSNINQAIMSVHCHNDLGLGVANSLEALKWGVRQIECTVNGIGERAGNASLEEIVMALHTREDFYNMTTNINTKYIYPTSKLVSRLTGFVVQPNKAIVGKNAFAHEAGIHQAGVLKDASTYEIMKPQTVGLESNQLVLGKHSGRNAFKSRLSELGYDLDKEKLNKSFGQFKLLADKKKEIYSEDLIALMSEVLIEDIKDIYELKYFHINTGNSILPTATVSLMKDGDIYEDAACGDGPVDAVFNAIDRITGVKVKLADYYIRALTRGKDAQGEAVVEIRDNGNSFVGRSVSTDTLEASTKAYLKAINKLISRQIECKNLK